One window of the Anolis carolinensis isolate JA03-04 unplaced genomic scaffold, rAnoCar3.1.pri scaffold_17, whole genome shotgun sequence genome contains the following:
- the LOC134294574 gene encoding zinc finger protein 658B-like produces the protein MTVDMKEKPYTCLECGKNFSWRSHLLLHERIHTGEKPYTCLECGQSFTRSSGLHSHQRTHTGEKPFKCLECGQSFTHSSRLHSHQRTHTGEKPYICLECGQSFTRSSGLRSHQRTHTGEKPFKCLECGQSFTQSSGLRSHQMTHTGEKPYKCLECGQSFTQSSGLRSHQRTHTGEKPYKCLDCGQSFTQKGCLRSHQRTHTGEKPYKCLECGQSFTCSSGLRSHQWTHTGEKPFECLECGQSFTERGNLRLHQRTHTGEKPYKCLECGQSFTQSSGLRSHQRTHTGEKPYKCLKCGQSFTCSSGLRSHQWTHTGEKPYKCLECGQSFTQGGHLRLHQRTHTGEKPYKCLECGQSFAQIGTLHSHKRTHTGEKPYTCRECGQSFARSADLHSHQKTHTGEKPYNCQECGQNFAHSSSLRRHQRTHTGEKPYKCLVCGQAFAQIGTLHSHKRTHTGEKPYTCRECGQSFARSAGLHSHQKIHTGEKPYNCQECGQNFAHSSSLRRHQRTHTGEKPYKCLECGQTFAQIGTLHSHQRTHTGGKPYTFL, from the coding sequence ATGACTGTCGACATgaaggagaaaccctatacatgccttgagtgtggaaagaacttcagttGGAGGAGCCATCTGCTACTGCatgaaaggattcacactggggagaaaccctatacatgcctggagtgtggacagagcttcacccGAAGTTCAGGTCTACATTCAcaccaaaggactcacactggggagaaaccctttaaatgcctggagtgtggacagagctttacgcATAGTTCacgtctacattcacatcaaaggactcacactggggagaaaccctatatatgcctggagtgtggacagagcttcactcgtagttcaggcctacgttcacatcaaaggactcacactggggagaaaccctttaaatgcctggagtgtggacagagcttcactcagagttcaggtctacgttcacatcaaatgactcacactggggagaaaccctataaatgcctggagtgtggacagagcttcactcagagttcaggcctacgttcacatcaaaggactcacactggggagaaaccctataaatgcctggactgtggacagagcttcactcagaaggggtgcttacgttcacatcaaaggactcacactggggagaaaccctataaatgcctggagtgtggacagagcttcacttgtAGTTCAGGCCTGCGTTCACATCagtggactcacactggggagaaaccctttgaatgtcttgagtgtggacagagcttcactgagagggGAAAtttacgtttacatcaaaggacccacactggggagaaaccctataaatgcctggagtgtggacagagcttcactcagagttcaggcctacgttcacatcaaaggactcacactggggagaaaccctataaatgcctgaagtgtggacagagcttcacttgtagttcaggcctacgttcacatcagtggactcacactggggagaaaccctataaatgcctggaatgtggacagagctttactcagggGGGACAtttacgtttacatcaaaggacccacactggggagaaaccctataaatgcctggagtgtggacagagcttcgctcagaTTGGAACTCTGCATTCACataaaagaactcacactggggagaaaccctatacatgccgggagtgtggacagagctttgctcggagtgcagatctacattcacatcaaaagactcacactggggagaaaccctataactgccaggagtgtggacagaactttgctcatagttcaagtctacgtagacatcaaaggactcacactggggagaaaccctataaatgcctggtgTGTGGACAGGCCTTCGCTCAGATTGGAACTCTACATTCACataaaagaactcacactggggagaaaccctatacatgccgggagtgtggacagagctttgctcggagtgcaggtctacattcacatcaaaagattcacactggggagaaaccctataactgccaggagtgtggacagaactttgctcatagttcaagtctacgtagacatcaaaggactcacactggggagaaaccctataaatgcctggagtgtggacagaccttcgcTCAGATTGGaactctacattcacatcaaagaactcacactggggggaAACCATATACATTCCTTTAG
- the LOC134294593 gene encoding oocyte zinc finger protein XlCOF6-like produces MESTFLQFEPTAVSNQKGKNKNQVSILELNVHNTADMEEKAYKCIECGKSFSYSSTLQTHQRTHTGEKPFTCLECGQSFAQKGNLQAHQRTHTGEKPYKCLECGQSFITSGSLRSHQRTHTGEKPYNCLKCGQSFTQKGSLQTHQRTHTGEKPFKCLECRQSFTQKGSLQIHQRTHTGEKPYKCLECGISFSQNETLRSHQRTHTGEKPFKCLECGQSFTHSSGLRRHQRTHTGEKPYNCLECGQSYAQKGSLQTHQRTHTGEKPFKCLECRQSFTQKGSLQIHQRTHTGEKPYKCLECGISFSQNETLRSHQRTHTGEKPFKCLECGQSFNYSSTLRRHQKTHTGEKPYKCLECGQSFAQSGNLHSHQRTHTGEKA; encoded by the coding sequence atggaatctactttcctgcaatttgaacccactgctgtgagtaatcagaaagggaagAACAAGAATCAAGTATCCATActggaattaaatgtacataacactgctgacatggaggagaaagcatataaatgtattgaatgtggaaagagctttagttatAGTTCAACTCTAcaaacacatcaaaggactcacactggggagaaaccctttacatgcctggagtgtggacagagctttgctcagaagggaaacttacaagcacatcaaagaactcacactggggagaaaccctataaatgcctggagtgtggacaaagcttcattacgagtggaagtctacgttcacatcaaaggacgcacactggggagaaaccctataactgcctgaagtgtggacagagctttactcagaagggaagcttacaaacacatcaaagaactcacactggggagaaaccctttaaatgcctggagtgtagacagagctttactcagaagggaagcttacaaatacatcaaaggactcacactggggagaaaccctataaatgcttggagtgtggaataAGCTTCAGTCAGAATGAaactctacgttcacatcaaaggactcacactggggagaaaccctttaaatgcctggagtgtggacagagcttcactcatagttcaggcctacgtagacatcaaaggactcacactggggagaaaccctataactgtctggagtgtggacagagctatgctcagaagggaagcttacaaacacatcaaagaactcacactggggagaaaccctttaaatgcctggagtgtagacagagctttactcagaagggaagcttacaaatacatcaaaggactcacactggggagaaaccctataaatgcttggagtgtggaataAGCTTCAGTCAGAATGAaactctacgttcacatcaaaggactcacactggggagaaaccctttaaatgcctggagtgtggacagagcttcaattATAGTTCAACCCTACGCAGACATCAAaagactcatactggggagaaaccctataaatgcctggagtgtggacagagctttgctcagagtggaaatctacattcacatcaaaggactcacactggggagaaagcaTAG